CAGCCCTGAGGTGGCCGATCAGCTGGAAGCTCGCGGGATTCTCTACGCGCCGGATTACGTGCTCAATGCCGGAGGGCTGATCTACGTGGCACTGCGCCATCGCGGCGAGGAACTAGCGGCGATCACCGCGCACCTGGCGCAGATCAGCCGGCGCCTGACTGAAATCTACGCCCATGCGCAGGCTGAAAAGCGATCCCCGGCGCGAGTCGCTGACTACCTGGCAGAGGGGCTGCTCTATCGCACCTAGCGGTTGCCGAGCCCGTTCAAACTGTGGGGGCGCGAAGATAATCGGTAGGCGGCGCCCGGTCGAACTGATGGGTGCACGGCGCAGCGACCTGCGGCAACGCCACACTTGGCGATGCTCACAGGCTAAATTAGCGTGGTGCAAGGAGGATTCACCATGGACTACTTCATTATCGTCGTCACCACCGCTGCCGGCCTTTACTTTCACTGGTGGTTGTTCCGTCGCATTCGCCAGTGGAGTGATCGCGACCTGGCGCTTTCCTTTGCCGAGGGCGATGAGCGCAAACGTCAGTACATGCTCGAACAGCTGGCCCGTGCGCGAGGTGAGGGCGTCAAACGACGTGATTTGCCGGCATGGCTGGAGCAGGTCGCGGGGCAATACCCAGGCAGCAGAGCATGATGCTGGACGGTTTTACCGAGCAGACCCCTCGTGCGAAAGAGGGGCCGCGCTACACGGTCACTCGCTGGCGGTCTCGATCTCGAGTTCCTCGAGTGCGTCCGGCTGGCTCTTGAACGCCTTGGCAAAGACGTCGCGATTCTTGGCCATGAAGATACCCAGCTCCTCGCCCTGTTCCTCGCTCAGGGATGGAACCGCCTTGTGCAGCACCTCGCTCAGGCGCTCGGCCAGTTCCAGCATCTTGTCGTAACGGTCGGCTTCGGCCTTATCCATGAACAAGCGCTCCGGATCGCGACTGCTGCGATACACCACTTCGACGGCCATTCATCACCTCATCTGCCTTCATGCGTGTCTGTTGGTAACTGTTTATTTATACAGTGATCCAAGCATAAAGAACTCGCTACCGTTTTGCCAGCAGCGAGTGTCGAGAATTCAGCGGTCGCTACGGATCGGGCTGAACTCGACGGGTACCCAGGCGTAGCCTTGGGCTTCCTTGCGTACGTGGCCCAGGCCGGGGAAGGGCAGGTGCGCACCAGCGACCCACAGCTTGTCTGTGGCCGCTTCGGTCAGGATGCGTTGGCGGGATTGCCTGGCCTTGGCGCTGTCGACATCGAACTCGATGACCACTTCAGGCTTGGCGAACTGCACGGCGTGGTTATGCAGAATGTCGCCCCATACCAGCAGGCTCTGTCCACCCGATTTGAACAGGTAAGAGGTATGTCCGGGCGTGTGTCCCGGGCTCGCTACCAGGCTGACGCCAGGCAACAATTCGCCTTCTGTCTTGTAGGGCTTGAGCTTGTTCATCTTGGCATAGGGTGCGACTGCCTGTTGCGCCATCTTGAACATGCCTTGCATGCCTTCGGGGGCCTTGGCCATGGTCACCTCGTCGAGCCAGAATTCAGCCTCCGCCTGCGGCACCTCCACGGTCGCGTTGGGGTAGGCCGGGCTGCCGTCGGCGTTGACCAGGCCGCAGGCATGGTCCGGGTGCAGGTGGGTGAGCAGCACGGTATCAACCTGCTCCGGCTGGTAGCCGGATGCCTTGAGGTTGGTCTGCACCACGCCGAGAGTCGGGCCGAAGCACTGGGCGGCGCCGGTATCGATCAGCACCAGGTTGTCGCCAGTGTTGATCAGGTAGGCGTTGACCGCAGTCTGCACGCCTTTCTCCGACGCCACGAACATGCGTGCCAGCAGCGATTGCAGGTCCTTGTCATCGATGCCCTTGAGCAGGCTGGCAGGCAGGTCGACGTAGCCGTCATACAGAGCGGTGACTTCGAAGTCACCGAGTGCCATACGGTAGTAGCCCGGTACCTGGGTCTTCTGTTGTGCCGGTGCGGCCGCCTGCAGCGGCAGGCTGACCAGGGCGATCATGGCGGACGACAATGAGGTGCTCAGCGAGAAAAGACGCATGGGGGATCCTTCATTGAGAGTGGCGATGCCGCAGTGTGCGACGCGTCGGGGTACTTTGGCGAGCCCGTGATGTCAGTTTCAGCCTCGTCGCGGTTGGCTGGAGCGTGCCAAATCGTCACATCGCAGCGGCATCCTCGGGCTGGTCTTTTTCCTGCATGATTGTGTCTTGCGAATACCCGAGGTGGGGATTCGGGGTGGTTTGCCAGGTCTCGTGGGGAGTTGAAGGATGAATTGGGCTGAGCGCTTGCGCGAAAACATGCACGGCCTGGCGGAGTCGCTGGGCAATCTGTTGATGGAGGCCTTCCATTACCTGGCGCTGTTCGCCATCGGGGCGATCACGGCCTGGGCGGGGGTGATGACTTTCATCGGCATGCTGGAGAAGGGCCACATCACGGTCGATGACATTCTGCTGCTGTTCATCTACCTGGAATTGGCAGCGATGGTGGGCATCTATTTCAAGACCAACCACATGCCGATCCGCTTCATGATCTATGTGGCGATCACCGCGCTGACCCGTTTGCTGATTTCCGACATTTCCCACACCCACAAGCCGAGCTGGGGCGTGGTGATGGTGTCCGGGGCGATCCTGCTGCTGGCCTTGGCGATTCTGGTGGTGCGCTACGCGTCGTCGCGCTTTCCGGCCGTGGCCGGCCCGCATCCGCGCAGCAAGGCGCGCAACCGTGAGGATGCCGAGGCCGAGCGCGACGATACCTCGGATTGAGTCGCCGTTGCGCTGTCAGTCGAGCGGCGCGAACAGCGCCGCCAGATCGTCCTCGTTCAGTTGCCACTGGCCCTGGCTGCCGCCGTCGAGTACGCCCCTGGCCAGGTTGGCCTTGGCCTGCTGCAGTTGCTGGATCTTTTCCTCGACGCTGCCGCGGGCGATCAGCTTGTAGACGAACACCGGCTTGTCCTGGCCGATGCGGTAGGCGCGGTCGCTGGCCTGGGCTTCGGCAGCCGGGTTCCACCAGGGGTCGAAGTGGATCACGGTGTCGGCGGCGGTCAGGTTGAGTCCGCTACCGCCCGCCTTGAGGCTGATCAGGAAAACCGGAAATTCGCCGGCCTGGAAGCGCTGCACCGGTGTGCGGCGGTCCTGGGTGCTGCCGGTGAGCTTGGCGTAGGCGATCTTGCGTGCCTGCAGTTCTACTTCGATCAGCGCCAGCATGGAGGTGAACTGGGAGAACAGCAGCACGCGACGGCCTTCGTCGACCAGCTCCTGAAGCATATCCAGCAAGGCGCTGAGCTTGCCCGAATCGCTGGCGCTCAGCTCGCCATTATCGTCACCCAGCAGGCGCAGGTCGCAGCAGCTCTGGCGCAGGCGCAGCAGCGCTTCGAGGATGACGATATGACTGCGCGCCAGGCCCTGGCGGGCGATCTCGTCGCGTACCTTCTGGTCCATGGCCAGGCGCAGGGTTTCGTAGCGGTCGCGCTGCAGTTGGGTCAGCTCGACCCAGTGGGTGATCTCGGTCTTTGGCGGCAACTCGCTGGCCACC
The genomic region above belongs to Pseudomonas sediminis and contains:
- a CDS encoding YebG family protein; its protein translation is MAVEVVYRSSRDPERLFMDKAEADRYDKMLELAERLSEVLHKAVPSLSEEQGEELGIFMAKNRDVFAKAFKSQPDALEELEIETASE
- a CDS encoding MBL fold metallo-hydrolase, producing the protein MRLFSLSTSLSSAMIALVSLPLQAAAPAQQKTQVPGYYRMALGDFEVTALYDGYVDLPASLLKGIDDKDLQSLLARMFVASEKGVQTAVNAYLINTGDNLVLIDTGAAQCFGPTLGVVQTNLKASGYQPEQVDTVLLTHLHPDHACGLVNADGSPAYPNATVEVPQAEAEFWLDEVTMAKAPEGMQGMFKMAQQAVAPYAKMNKLKPYKTEGELLPGVSLVASPGHTPGHTSYLFKSGGQSLLVWGDILHNHAVQFAKPEVVIEFDVDSAKARQSRQRILTEAATDKLWVAGAHLPFPGLGHVRKEAQGYAWVPVEFSPIRSDR
- a CDS encoding phosphate-starvation-inducible protein PsiE; translated protein: MNWAERLRENMHGLAESLGNLLMEAFHYLALFAIGAITAWAGVMTFIGMLEKGHITVDDILLLFIYLELAAMVGIYFKTNHMPIRFMIYVAITALTRLLISDISHTHKPSWGVVMVSGAILLLALAILVVRYASSRFPAVAGPHPRSKARNREDAEAERDDTSD